A window of the uncultured Methanobrevibacter sp. genome harbors these coding sequences:
- a CDS encoding class III signal peptide-containing protein — protein MLFRELYLNFSKDNRCQGSVELILIVGGIIVIILLVVALYKSYVIELGDEINSGEVEALNGSFSEISSKFD, from the coding sequence GTGCTTTTTAGAGAGTTATATTTGAACTTTTCAAAGGATAATCGTTGTCAGGGTTCTGTTGAGCTGATATTGATTGTCGGAGGAATAATTGTCATCATTCTCTTGGTTGTGGCTTTATACAAGTCATATGTCATTGAATTAGGGGATGAGATCAATTCGGGAGAAGTCGAGGCTTTGAATGGGTCATTTAGTGAAATCTCCTCCAAGTTTGATTGA